One window of Panthera tigris isolate Pti1 chromosome C2, P.tigris_Pti1_mat1.1, whole genome shotgun sequence genomic DNA carries:
- the PXYLP1 gene encoding 2-phosphoxylose phosphatase 1: MLFRNRFLLLLALAALLAFVSLSLQFFHLTPVSTAKNGVSSKSRKRIMPDPVTEPPVMDPVYEALLYCNIPSVAERSMEGHAPHHFKLVSVHVFIRHGDRYPLYVIPKTKRPEIDCTLLANRKPYHPKLEAFVSHMSKGSGASFESPLHSLPLYPNHALCEMGELTQTGVVQHLQNGQLLRDIYLKKHKLLPNNWSTDQLYLETTGKSRTLQSGLALLYGFLPDFDWKKIHFRHQPSALFCSGNCYCPLRNQYLEKEQRRQYLLRLKNSQLERTYEDMARIVDVPTKQLRAANPIDSMLCHFCHNVSFPCTRNGCIDMEHFKVIKTHQIEDERERREKKLYLGYALLGAHPILNQTVTRMQHAVEGRKEEVFALYSAHDVTLSPVLSALGLMEARFPRFAARLIFELWQDREKPSEHSVRILYNGVDVTFHTSFCQDHHKHSSKPMCPLENLVRFVKRDMFVGLGSSTSTNYYDACHREGF, translated from the exons TCCACCTGACCCCGGTCTCCACAGCTAAGAATGGAGTGAGTAGCAAGAGTCGAAAGAGAATCATGCCTGACCCAGTGACCGAGCCTCCCGTGATGGACCCCGTTTACGAAGCTCTTTTGTACTGCAACATCCCCAGTGTGGCTGAGCGCAGCATGGAAG GTCACGCCCCGCATCATTTTAAGCTGGTCTCCGTGCATGTGTTCATTCGACACGGGGACAGGTACCCGCTGTATGTCATTCCCAAAACGAAGCGACCAGAAATTGACTGCACTCTGCTGGCTAACAG GAAACCGTATCACCCTAAACTGGAAGCTTTCGTTAGTCACATGTCAAAAGGATCCGGAGCCTCTTTCGAAAGCCCCCTGCACTCCCTGCCGCTTTACCCCAATCACGCACTGTGTGAGATGGGCGAGCTCACGCAGACAG GAGTCGTGCAGCATTTGCAGAATGGCCAGCTGCTGAGGGACATCTATCTAAAGAAACACAAACTCCTGCCGAATAACTGGTCCACAGACCAACTTTACTTGGAGACCACTGGGAAAAGCCGGACGCTCCAGAGTGGGCTGGCCTTGCTTTATGGTTTTCTCCCCGATTTTGACTGGAAGAAGATTCATTTTAGGCACCAGCCAAGTGCTCTCTTCTGCTCCGGAAACTGCTATTGTCCCCTGAGAAACCAGTATCTGGAAAAGGAACAGCGTCGCCAATACCTCTTACGTTTGAAAAACAGCCAGCTGGAGAGGACCTACGAGGACATGGCCAGGATCGTGGATGTCCCCACCAAACAGCTTCGAGCGGCCAACCCCATAGACTCCATGCTCTGCCACTTCTGCCACAACGTCAGCTTCCCGTGCACCAGAAATGGCTGTATTGACATGGAGCACTTCAAGGTGATCAAGACACATCAGATAGAGGACGAGAGAGAGAGGCGGGAGAAGAAACTGTATCTGGGCTATGCACTCCTGGGCGCCCACCCCATCCTCAATCAGACCGTCACCCGGATGCAGCATGCCGTGGAGGGCAGGAAAGAAGAGGTCTTCGCCCTCTACTCTGCTCACGATGTCACCCTGTCACCAGTTCTCAGTGCCTTGGGCCTTATGGAAGCCAGATTCCCAAGGTTTGCAGCCAGGTTGATCTTTGAGCTCTGGCAAGACAGAGAAAAGCCCAGTGAGCATTCTGTCCGGATTCTTTATAATGGTGTTGATGTCACGTTCCACACCTCTTTTTGCCAGGACCACCACAAGCATTCTTCCAAGCCCATGTGCCCCCTAGAAAACCTAGTCCGCTTTGTCAAAAGGGACATGTTTGTGGGCCTGGGGAGTAGTACTAGTACTAATTATTATGATGCATGTCACAGGGAAGGATTCTAA